A single genomic interval of Gossypium raimondii isolate GPD5lz chromosome 11, ASM2569854v1, whole genome shotgun sequence harbors:
- the LOC105804035 gene encoding pentatricopeptide repeat-containing protein At5g67570, chloroplastic, with protein MDASIVPSPKLPPPHFEPNTENIKRRLLRKGVYPTPKIVRTLRKREILKHNRKTKQPQPETPSLSASDLQSLAEESHFLTLKREYRRFSEALNPKRERQSPSLAGKPWERIEGPKLRDLVSENEELHGESLKRQNLKELREMFEEDLRWVLEDDVDVEDDDCLLPTEKQMQDLDTSKRWRNEKEAIRFLVDRLSEREITERHWKFVRIMKQSGLQFTEWQLLRIVEGLGKNGKWRQAMAIVQWLYGNKERKDFKSRFVYTKLLSVLGKARRPQEALQIFKLMLGDCLIYPDLAAYHSIAVTLGQAGLLKELLNIIECMRQKPSKRIKNMRRKNWDPVLEPDLVVYNAVLNACVPLHQWKGVSWVFEQLRKSGLRPNGATYGLAMEVMLQSGKYDLVHEFFRKMKRSGEAPRALTYKVLVKAFWEEGKINEAVEAVQDMERRGVIGTASVYYELACCLCRNGRWQDAMIEVDKIKRLSTRKPLEITFTGLIMASLDGGYVDDCISIFQYMKDHCAPNIGTINAMLKVYGQNDMFSKAKELFEETNKAKSGPYSSLNDKFGNLIPDGFTYSLMLEASASAHQWEYFEYVYKEMALSGYQLDQSKLPILLVEASRAGKWYLLEHAFDASLEGGEIPHPLIFTEMLIQATWRSNYEKAVTLVNTMAHAPFQVSEKQWTDLFLKNRDRITQGCLVKLFDALSSSELSSEITVSNLLRSLQSLCGSAPSTSSMSFGNFGESYGSERLNIPSISGNEKGKAATYPPLKATDTSFAMLSLTNAGKNEEGGVDADDSASKKHSCTGDFANDVTSGEPTNGSGKQVPLLNLDEYTEDTDEAETDLPVDGNTDMDLLIDEDSDSLTSKLPSAQEILESWKKSRESDGIYFPFHLGQK; from the exons ATGGACGCTTCAATAGTCCCATCTCCTAAGCTCCCGCCTCCCCACTTCGAACCTAACACCGAAAACATCAAACGGAGGCTTCTCCGGAAAGGCGTTTACCCTACTCCCAAAATCGTTAGAACTCTCAGGAAAAGGGAAATTCTCAAACATAACCGCAAAACTAAACAACCCCAGCCTGAAACCCCATCCCTCTCCGCTTCCGACCTCCAGTCTTTGGCTGAAGAGTCTCACTTTTTAACCCTAAAACGCGAGTACAGACGCTTCTCCGAAGCTCTCAACCCCAAAAGGGAGCGCCAAAGTCCTTCCTTGGCGGGAAAACCATGGGAGAGAATCGAGGGACCCAAACTCCGGGACCTCGTTTCAGAAAACGAAGAGCTCCACGGGGAGAGCTTGAAGAGACAGAACCTTAAAGAACTCAGAGAAATGTTCGAAGAGGATCTCCGTTGGGTCCTGGAGGATGATGTTGACGTGGAAGACGATGATTGTCTGTTACCCACTGAAAAGCAAATGCAGGACTTGGACACTTCAAAACGTTGGCGTAACGAGAAAGAAGCAATTCGATTCCTTGTTGACAG GTTAAGTGAGAGGGAGATAACGGAAAGGCATTGGAAATTTGTAAGGATAATGAAGCAATCAGGGTTGCAATTTACAGAGTGGCAGTTACTTAGGATTGTTGAAGGACTTGGAAAGAACGGGAAATGGAGGCAGGCAATGGCCATTGTCCAATGGCTGTATGGTAATAAGGAGCGTAAAGATTTCAAAAGCAG GTTTGTTTACACAAAACTGTTGTCAGTTCTTGGGAAGGCGAGACGACCCCAGGAAGCTCTTCAGATTTTCAAGCTGATGCTT GGAGACTGCCTTATATATCCCGATTTAGCTGCATATCACAGTATTGCTGTTACATTGGGGCAAGCTGGTCTTTTGAAGGAATTGCTGAACATAATCGAGTGCATGAGACAGAAACCttctaaaagaattaaaaatatgcgACGCAAGAACTGGGATCCTGTGCTTGAACCTGATCTGGTTGTATATAATGCG GTTCTGAATGCTTGTGTCCCACTGCATCAGTGGAAGGGTGTTTCCTGGGTGTTTGAACAGCTTAGAAAGAGTGGTCTGAGACCTAATGGAGCGACATATGGGCTTGCAATGGAG GTAATGTTGCAATCTGGGAAGTATGATTTGGTCCATgagttttttagaaaaatgaaaaggagCGGAGAAGCTCCAAGAGCACTTACTTACAAAG TCCTTGTCAAAGCTTTTTGGGAGGAAGGAAAGATTAATGAAGCTGTGGAAGCGGTCCAGGATATGGAACGGAGGGGAGTAATTGGAACGGCCAGTGTCTACTATGAGCTAGCCTGCTGTCTTTGCAGAAATGGAAGGTGGCAAGATGCTATGATAGAG GTGGACAAGATTAAAAGACTATCTACTAGGAAACCTTTGGAGATCACCTTCACTGGTTTGATAATGGCTTCCCTGGATGGTGGATATGTTGATGATTGCATTTCCATATTTCAATACATGAAAGACCATTGTGCACCCAACATAGGAACCATAAATGCAATGCTTAAAGTGTATGGCCAGAATGATATGTTTTCTAAAGCCAAAGAGTTGTTTGAAGAAACCAATAAAGCTAAATCTGGTCCTTATAGTTCCCTGAATGATAAGTTTGGTAACCTTATCCCTGATGGCTTCACTTATAGCTTAATGCTGGAGGCGTCTGCTAGTGCTCACCAATGGGAATATTTTGAGTATGTCTATAAGGAGATGGCTCTCTCTGGATATCAGCTAGATCAAAGTAAACTTCCAATTCTACTTGTGGAAGCATCCAGAGCTGGAAAG TGGTATCTATTAGAACATGCCTTTGATGCCTCTTTGGAAGGTGGAGAGATTCCACATCCTCTGATCTTCACTGAGATGTTGATACAAGCTACTTGGCGAAGTAATTATGAGAAGGCTGTCACCTTGGTCAACACCATGGCTCATGCTCCATTTCAAGTTAGTGAAAAGCAGTGGACTgacctttttttgaaaaatagagatAGGATTACTCAAGGTTGTTTAGTGAAACTGTTTGATGCACTCTCCAGTTCTGAGTTATCATCTGAAATCACAGTCTCAAACTTGTTAAGATCTCTGCAATCTCTTTGTGGATCTGCCCCGTCTACCAGTTCCATGTCCTTTGGTAACTTTGGGGAAAGTTATGGTAGTGAGAGATTAAATATTCCAAGTATTTCCGGGAATGAGAAAGGAAAAGCAGCCACATATCCTCCATTAAAAGCAACTGATACATCATTTGCTATGTTGTCTCTTACCAATGCTGGAAAGAACGAAGAGGGTGGTGTCGATGCAGATGATAGTGCATCCAAAAAACACAGCTGCACAGGGGATTTTGCTAATGATGTTACATCTGGTGAGCCTACTAATGGTTCAGGTAAGCAGGTCCCTTTGTTAAACCTAGATGAGTATACCGAAGATACCGATGAGGCTGAAACCGACCTTCCAGTTGATGGCAATACTGACATGGATTTGCTAATCGATGAGGATAGTGATTCTCTTACGTCAAAATTGCCTTCTGCACAAGAAATATTGGAATCATGGAAGAAAAGCAGGGAAAGTGATGGGATATACTTCCCTTTCCATCTTGGGCAGAAGTGA
- the LOC105804036 gene encoding ADP-ribosylation factor-like protein 8a, with product MGLLEAFLNWLRSLFFKQEMELSLIGLQNAGKTSLVNVVATGGYSEDMIPTVGFNMRKVTKGNVTIKLWDLGGQPRFRSMWERYCRSVSAIVYVVDAADPDNLSISRSELHDLLSKPSLNGIPLLVLGNKIDKPESLSKQALTEEMGLKSITDREVCCYMISCKNSTNIDSVIDWLVKHSKSKS from the exons ATGGGTTTATTGGAAGCTTTTCTCAATTGGCTTCGAAG CCTGTTTTTCAAGCAGGAAATGGAGCTATCTTTGATAGGACTTCAGAATGCTGGAAAAACCTCACTAGTAAATGTTGTTGCA ACTGGTGGATATAGTGAAGATATGATCCCAACG GTTGGATTCAACATGAGGAAAGTGACtaaaggaaatgttacaatAAAGTTATGGGATCTTGGAGGTCAGCCTAGGTTTCGCAGTATGTGGGAACGATATTGCCGTTCAGTTTCTGCAATTGT TTATGTGGTGGATGCGGCTGATCCAGATAACTTGAGCATCTCAAGAAGTGAGCTTCATGATTTGCTGAGCAAGCCCTCACTTAATGGCATCCCTCTTCTGGTGCTAGGCAACAAGATTGACAAGCCTGAATCTCTGTCAAAACAGGCATTGACTGAAGAAAT GGGGTTGAAGTCAATTACTGACAGAGAAGTTTGCTGCTACATGATATCATGCAAGAACTCAACCAACATTGATTCTGTTATTGATTGGCTTGTAAAGCATTCTAAATCAAAGAGCTGA